DNA from Nitriliruptor alkaliphilus DSM 45188:
ACCCGTCACCGTCGGGGTCACCGTGGTCGCGCATCCAGGCGAGGGCCGCTTCGGCGTTGGGCAGCAACTCCTCCACCTCGGCAGCGGGCATCCCCCACGACCAGGCTTCGTGGAGCAGCACCACGAACAGCGGCGTCGCGTCGACGGTGCCGTAATAGTTCGGTGGGAGGTCGCCGCGGTGCACGAGGCTGCCGCGCCGGATCTCGTGGAGGATCTTGCCTGGTGCCTCCTCCGTGTCCGGGTCGAGGCGCCGCCCCTGCCGCCGAGCCAGGGCGCGGAGGGTGCCAGCCACGAGGCCGAGGTCGAACGGCAGCGACATGAGGCCCGCCCACAGCGCGTCGCGGCCGAACAAGGTCAGGTACCACGGGCTCCCCGCGGCGTAGAACCGGTCCTCCGGTCGGAGAGGGTCGCGCAGCTTCAGCGACGCGAGGTCCTCGAGGCTGCAGTGCACGAGCCGGGTCAACCGATCGTCGGAGCAGCGAAGCTTCGGGATGTCCTCGGTCGGAGGAGACGCGGCCTGCGTCGAGAACGCCTCGCACCGGCGCTGCGGCCGCGCCGCGCCGTAGACGTCGACGATCTCGACGTCCACGCAGCAGCGGACCTCGCGCCGTCCGGGGATCTCGAGGTCCCAGCCGAGGCGATCGCCCTCGGCGACGGCGCCGGCCGTGCCTCGCAGGACCACCTGCTCGACACCGGCCTCGCGGTGGATGGCCAGCTGGCCGTCGCTGGCGATCGGCGCCGGCCGCGGGTTCCGCCGGCCGTGCTTCACGTCGAAGATGTAGGCGAAATCGCTGCCGCAGCACAGGCTGACGTGCACCGTGGCGGGCCGCGAGGACCGGTTCTCAAGGAGCAGTTCCTCGTGCAGCGACCCGTCGACCACGCGGCGCCGGGTCACCAGCAGCGTGGCGTCGATGGTGTGATCCTCCCCCGGCGCCGCGTACCCGTGGAAGACGGCACGGGCGGCGTCGATGGCTCGACCCGCCAGCGGCGAGGGTGGGACGCCGTCGAGCAGGAACTCGAGACGGTCGAGGAACCGGGTGTCCCGGACGTAGAAGCCCTGGTCTCCTCCCGACACGTCGCCGTCCGGTCCCGAGACGAGGAACGCCTCGCCGTGGACGGTGGTCACCTCGCCGAGCGGCCCGACGTGGCTGTAGTCGGTCATGGGCGTCTCACTTCGTCGCCGCCGGGCCAGGTCGGTGTCGGTCAGCCGCTCGCGGGTGGCATCGTCGCCGGACCCGCCGCGGTCGCCTGCTTGCGCGTCGCCTGCGTCCGCGTGGCCTTCTTGCGCGTGGCCTTCTTGGCCGACGTGCGCTTGGCCGTCGCCTTCTTGCGGGGGGCTGCCCGCCCGGTGCCACCACCAGCGGTCTCGTCCGCCTGCTTCGCTGCGGCGTTGAGTTGATCGAGGAGCCCGTTGAGCTGGTCGATCCGCGCGTCGATCGCGGCCCGTTCCGCCTCAGCGTCGCTCAGCTCCTGCTCGGTCTGCGAGACCGCGTCCCGCAGCGCCTTGGCGGTGGCCCTGACCTGCGCGATCAGCTTGTCGTCCATGCTCGTTCCTCGTCGTCCGGTCGGTGGTGCCTCGCAGCAGCTTCACCGGCCCGAGGCGCGACGGCAAGAGGTGGCGGGACCTCGTCACGCCTCGAGGTCCTCGAGTTCGAGGCCACGGGTCTCGGGGAGCGCGTGGAACACGACCGCTGATGCGGCGACGATGCCGCCCAGCGACCACGCTGCGACCGTGAACCCACCGGTGGCGTCGGCCACGATGCCGAAGGTGGCGAGCCCCAGCACCGCCCCGATGACGCCCGTGACCGTCAGCCAGCCGGCCACCGTCGCCCGGATCGCAGTCGGCACCAGCTCCGCGGCCAGTGCACCCTGCGCCGGCGCGAACGCACCGCCCAGCAGGACGGTGCACAGGTAGCCGACAGCCAGGTGCCCGAAGCCGCCGGAGTAGGCGACCGCGACGGCGAGCCCGGTGCCACCCAACGTCACGGCGCCCGTCACCCTCCGCCCGAACCGATCGGCACCCCACCGCCCCAGCAGGATGCCGATCAGCCCCATCGGCCCGGCCGCGAGGACCAGGGCCGCCACCTCGAGCGGTGATGCGTGAAGGACCCGCTCGCCGTAGACGAACAGGTAGGTGAAGCCGGGTCCCGTCGCCATGGCGATCATCCCCACGAGGAACGCCAGCACCGCGACCCGACGGCGGTAGAGGCGTGGCACGGCGCCGGGGAGGCCGTCCGCTCGCACGCGACCTCGGGCGATGGCTGGCTCACTGACGTGGGGGGCCAGGAGCGGCACGAGCAGCAGCGGGACCAGGGAGAACGCTGCCACGACGCGGAACGACGGGTCGCCCGGCAACAGCCCCCGCCCCACCGAGACGATCCCGGAGCCGAGCCCGTAGGCGGCAGCGATCAGCCCGAGCGCGCCGGCACGGTCCACCGACCGCGAGGCTTCGGCGGCGACCACGCCAGCCACGGCGTTGAGCGCGGACAGGCACGGCCTGGCCAGGGCGACCAGCGCCACGTACCACCAGAACCCCGGGGACAGGGCCGCCAGGCTGCTCAGGCCGTACCCCACCGCGGCCACGCTCAGCAGCACGCGGCGTCGACCGTGCCGGTCGGCCACGGCGGCGAGCCAGAGGCTGCCGAGGGACGCCGCACGGACCACCGCCAGTGCGATGCCGACGGTGGTGACCGGCAGACCGATCCGGCCGAGCGAGCCATCGTCGACCGTGACCTCACCGAACGTGGCGGCCACGTCCCCCACCACGGCCGTGACCCCGAACGCGCTGATCCCGGCCCCCAGCGAGAGCCCCGCGACCGAGAGCACGGGAGCGGTGAGCCACGACCGCCGGCGACCGGTACGCGCGTTCACACCAGGTCCGGCTCGCCGCTGTGGCGCAGGATCAGACGTCGAGCTTCGTGGTGCAGTTCGGCGGCTCCCTGCCAGCCGTCCTGCCGCGTGGTGACCGGGGGCCCCACCGTCACCGTGACCGTGCTGCGTCGCGGGAGGGACCGCCCCACGGGGAGCAGGGCCCGGGTGCCCCGGATGCCGACCGGCACCACCGGGACCCCGGACCGCGCCGCGACCAGGAACGCGCCGGTCCGGAAGGGCTCCAGGCCCCTGCTGGGCGACCTGCGGCCCTCCGGGAAGAAGACCACGCTGCGGCCGGCGCGGACGGCGTCGGTGAGCGCTTCGGCGTCGGCGACCCCCCGCGCGCGATCACCTCGTCCGACCAGGTGCACGTGCATCCGCCGCAGGAGCAGCCGCAGCAGCGGGTTGTCAGCGATGTCCGCGACCGCG
Protein-coding regions in this window:
- a CDS encoding glycogen debranching N-terminal domain-containing protein, with amino-acid sequence MTDYSHVGPLGEVTTVHGEAFLVSGPDGDVSGGDQGFYVRDTRFLDRLEFLLDGVPPSPLAGRAIDAARAVFHGYAAPGEDHTIDATLLVTRRRVVDGSLHEELLLENRSSRPATVHVSLCCGSDFAYIFDVKHGRRNPRPAPIASDGQLAIHREAGVEQVVLRGTAGAVAEGDRLGWDLEIPGRREVRCCVDVEIVDVYGAARPQRRCEAFSTQAASPPTEDIPKLRCSDDRLTRLVHCSLEDLASLKLRDPLRPEDRFYAAGSPWYLTLFGRDALWAGLMSLPFDLGLVAGTLRALARRQGRRLDPDTEEAPGKILHEIRRGSLVHRGDLPPNYYGTVDATPLFVVLLHEAWSWGMPAAEVEELLPNAEAALAWMRDHGDPDGDGFLEYRKQGTRGLDNQGWKDSHDGIQFADGRLPEPPIALVEVQSYAYDAATRGAELLERFGRPGADEWRRYAAELRRRFHETFWLTDDEGPYLAVAVDGTGQTVDGVASNMGHVLLSGLLDDDQAAAVARRLVTPEAHSGWGLRTMATSAVGYNPLSYHGGSVWPHDTAIAAYGCALHGRTEEAETLLRGLVSVAPYFRSRLPELFAGTSREPADFPVPFPTACRPQAWAAAASLLLVRACLRPEARVPDGYVTFSPLWPPPFRRLELHDVPLAGGWLDITVDRDDGVTHQLRASDLEIRTLSRAGGGRR
- a CDS encoding MFS transporter, which gives rise to MNARTGRRRSWLTAPVLSVAGLSLGAGISAFGVTAVVGDVAATFGEVTVDDGSLGRIGLPVTTVGIALAVVRAASLGSLWLAAVADRHGRRRVLLSVAAVGYGLSSLAALSPGFWWYVALVALARPCLSALNAVAGVVAAEASRSVDRAGALGLIAAAYGLGSGIVSVGRGLLPGDPSFRVVAAFSLVPLLLVPLLAPHVSEPAIARGRVRADGLPGAVPRLYRRRVAVLAFLVGMIAMATGPGFTYLFVYGERVLHASPLEVAALVLAAGPMGLIGILLGRWGADRFGRRVTGAVTLGGTGLAVAVAYSGGFGHLAVGYLCTVLLGGAFAPAQGALAAELVPTAIRATVAGWLTVTGVIGAVLGLATFGIVADATGGFTVAAWSLGGIVAASAVVFHALPETRGLELEDLEA